The Tubulanus polymorphus chromosome 4, tnTubPoly1.2, whole genome shotgun sequence genomic interval GAAACGTATATCAAAATTCGACCCTAGCACACTTCTTATCCTCTTCAATTAGCATTTACCCCAAAAAGCCCAATATGATACAAATAATAGTAAAGATATCCAACAAATAACGTCCTCAGAGATCTCGTGAGTAATCTGCAGACCTCCTGACAAGTGAAAACCAAGAGAAATTGATCCcgacaaataaaaaataaaaattcatattctagtgggaataatacatgtattcagcccaaaaattcaacaaaataaatatattccaAAACAATATGTGCTTTTATATTTAGGGGCCTAGACAAAGTGCCCCTCGCCCGTTCCTACGGCCCTGTGTGTGAATGTGCTGCTCACTCTTGGTGGACACTGGGCCAATGCAGGGTCAGTACAGCTGTGACTGGGATCATTTGTGTAGCATCTATCCGTCAACTGCAGTATTACCACGTGTAAATTCGACCTTCCACATAAATAGCCAGGCCCCCTCTGTAGACCTGTTGACATTAGCCTTAGTGCTATTGCACTGTTTTCGCTGCTTTCGAAAAACTcattaaaaagatttctttaGGTAGGCCAAATATTGGACATTGGGGTAAGTGCCCCTGGTCCTACGGCCATGCTATTcacaattcatattttaacgcGGGCTTCACTTTAGTTTATAGAAAAAACACCAGGGAGtttagcggcagcaccgtacggtcccctagtggaatttctgtgaactaatgtaATCCCTGGGTAGTTTAAATAGACACAAGTAAGCTTATTCAACTTCGACCTGCTCTGTACCTTCAATCTTAATTAGAATTGAACGTGATTATGTATCTGGATTTAGAGACGAGTCGAGTAAATCGGCCGTAATTATATTAGTTCGCAAAACCTCCGCTTGgggaccgtacagtgctgccaccaaacTGGGTTGGTACAGTGGTTAGAGTACTACGCTCGTACGCTCGAGCTTGcgtgttcgaatcccaaaCTCCCAGGGCCGATTCTTTTATCAGTGTCGATTCTGTACACGGATACGAAACGTATATCTAATTTAGAACCTAGCACACTTCTTATCCTCTTCAATTAGCCCAAAAAGCCCAATATGATACACATAATAGTAAAGATATCCAACAAATAACGTCCTCAGAGATCTCGTGAGTAATCTGCAGACCTCCTGACAAGTGAAAACCAAGAGAAATTGATCCcgacaaataaaaaacaaacattcatATTCTAGTGGgattaatacatgtattcagcccaaaaattcaacaaaataaatatattccaAAACAATATGTGCTTTTATCTTTAGGGGCCTAGACAAAGTGCCCCTCTCCCGTTCCTACGGCCCTGTGTGTGAATGTGCTGCTCACTCTTGGTGGACACTTGGCTAATGCAGGGTCAGTACAGCTGTGACTGGGATCATTTGTGTAGCATCTATCCGTCAACTGCAGTATTACCACGTGTAAATTTGACCTTCCACATAAATAGCCAGGCCCCCTCTGTAGACCTGTTGACATTAGCCTTAGTGCTATTGCACTGTTTTCGCTGCTTTcgaaaaaatcattaaaaagatttctttaGGTAGGCCAAATATTGGACATTGGGGTAAGTGCCCCCTGGTCCTACGGCCATGCAATTcacaattcatattttaacgcGGGCTTCACTTTAGTTTATAGAAAAAACACCAGGGAGtttagcggcagcaccgtacggtcccctagcggaatttctgtgaactaatgtaATACCTGGGTAGTTTAAATAGACACAAGTAAGCTTATTCAACTTCACCCTGCTCTGTAACCTTCATATCTTATTTAGAATTGAACATGACTATGTATCTGGATTTCGAGACGAGTCGAGTAACTCGGCCGTAATTATATTAGTTCGCAAAACCTCCGCTTGgggaccgtacagtgctgccaccaaacTACGTTGGTACAGTGGTTAGAGTACTACGCTCGTACGCTCGAGCTTGcgtgttcgaatcccaaaCTCCCAGGGCCGATTCTTTTATCAGTGTCGATTCTGTACACGGATACGAAACGTATATCTAAATTCGAACCTAGCACACTTCTTATCCTCTTCAATTAGCATTTACCCCAAAAAGCCCGAAATTATACACATGATAGAACAAGATATCCAACAAATAACGCCCTCAGAGATCTTGTGAGTAATCTGCAGACCTCCTGACAAGTGAAAACCAAGAGAAATTGATCCCGACAgataaaaaacaaacattcatATTCTAGTGGgattaatacatgtattcagcccaaaaattcaacaaaatgaatatattccaAAACAATGTGCTTTTATTTTTAGGGGCCTAGACAAAGTGCCCCTCCCCCGTTCCTACGGCCCTGTGTGTGAAGGTGCTGCTCACTCTTGGTGGACACTTGGCCAATGCAGGGTCAGTACAGCTGTGACTGGGATCATTTGTGTAGCATCTATCCGTCAACTGTAGTATTACCACGTGTAAATTCGACCTTCCACATAAATAGCCAGGCCCCCTCTGTAGACCTGTTGACATTAGCCTTAGTGCTATTGCACTGTTTTCGCTGCTTTCGAAAAACTcattaaaaagatttctttaGGTAGGCCAAATATTGGACATTGGTGTAAGTGCCCCCTGGTCCCATGCTATTcacaattcatattttaacgcGGGCTTCACTTTAGTTTATAGAAAAAACACCAGGGAGtttagcggcagcaccgtacggtcccctagcggaatttctgtgaactaacgTAATATACCTGGGTAGTTTAAATAGACACAAGTAAGCTTATTCAACTTCACCCTGCTCTGTAACCTTCAATCTTATTTAGAATTGAACATGACTATGTATCTGGATTTCGAGACGAGTCGAGTAACTCGGCCATAATTATATTAGTTCACAAAACCTCCGCTTGgggaccgtacagtgctgccaccaaacTCCCTGGGCCGGTCGATTCTGTACACGGATACGAAACGTATATCTAAATTCGAACCTAGCACACTTCTTATCCTCTTCAATTAGCATTTACCCCAAAAAGCCCGAAATTATACACATGATAGTTAACATATCCAGCAAATAACGTCCTCAGAGATCTCGTGAGTAATCTGCAGACCTCCTGACAAGTGAAAACCAAGAGAAATTGATCCcgacaaataaaaaacaaacattcatATTCTAGTGGgattaatacatgtattcagcccaaaaattcaacaaaataaatatattccaAAACAATATGTGCTTTTATTTTTAGGGGCCTAGACAAAGCTTTGTATGGCTGACAGTTGGTGGTTTCATACCAGATACAATTCACTGTGTTTATACTACATCGATTATTATATGTTCTATAGATGAATGAAGATGACATGATGTTTAAATACGATTATGAAACTCTTATATGAATAGATGGTGCACACATCTTATCATAGAGTGTTCGGAAATTAGATCTCGTAATCAATCTCTGGAAAACAATCACTTCAGCTGTGCCACATCAGCTTCATAAACTCCATTATCAATTTCGAGATCCAATCGCCAtcagaaaatacattttccgatttttttttcaatataatagATCATGACTGATGATTTAACCACTATGATATggatataattttttttcggatttttctatttcttttatgatttttttgggggggtTTACTGTATACATAATTGTGCAACCTGCCCGGAAAAGAAACCGCaccatattaaaaatatatgaatcaTGAATCCGACCTAAGATTCTCATATCGAAATGCTACACTAAGAATCTTCTGCcgattcaattttcattcattaatcGATTAAATAATTAAAATCCAAACCCGGTTCCCCGATTAAATAGAATTAGACAAATTGGAAAAGAGACAGGCGGCCGCAATTTCgttatttacaaaattaaaCTAAAACAAAAACCAAGCTTAAATGATACCCTTTGCTTTCTGTACTTCGTGAATTAGATCTTTTAAGTATTGAATCTCACGTGTTAACTGATCGACCTGTTCGGTCAACTCCTCGTTACGACCGGTCAACTCTTGGTACTCGACGTCGATCAATTCGGCCTCCGATTTCTTCTTAACGCGGTACCGAGTCGCCGCGTTCTTATTTTGAAGTTTCTTGCGCTGTTTTTTATCGACCGGCGACGCCTTGCCGGTTTTCGTCGTCGCCGATTTCAATTTCGGCACGACGACTTTGACGTCGCCCGGACGACAGTATGGCGTGATTCTACGTTTATTCGACGGAGTAGGAATTGCGGGAATAAAATCGGGATCATTCGAATCGTCGGAATAAGAACTGAACGACGGAGAAGGCGGATCAGTTAACACTTGGATTACAACAGGTTCCGGATCCACACGGATTAGAGGAACATCGGTGATAACAACTGAATTGATAGCTGTAAAATCGTGAGACTCCTCAGGAGCACTAGGATTCAGGAGCAGCTCTTCGGGTTCGGATATACCAGGATTCAGAAGCTCCTCAGGAGTGCCATGATTCTGGAAAAGCTCCTCACTTGTACCCGGATTTAAAAGAAGCTCCTCAGGAGTGCCAGGACTCAGGAGCAGCTCCTCGGGTGATGAAGGAGCGTAACTGAAGACCGTCTCATCCGGTGACAGCGGAGAAAAACTATCGTTCCATCCAGAACTGCACGGACTCAACGGTGGTAACAAACTCGAATCAGCTGAATCATAACTTGAACACGTGTCCGATAGGAAATCCTGCTCGGCAATCGTCTGCATTAACTCCCGGGCGACTTTCTCGAAGTCGCCACCTGCTGGCGAACCGGCGAGTAACGGTAGAATACCATCGACCGGTAGAGAGTTAATGAACGATAGCTGTTCATCGATCGTCGACTCGGCGATCGCGAGTTCCGGGTCGAGCTGTTCATCTTCGGCGCTGTCGTAATGCTGTACGTCGGCGAGTGAATCGAACAAACTCAAATCGAACTGCTGTTCCAGCCAATCGGTATCAGTTAATCCTGAAAATACATTATGCACATGACAAGTCACGGCACTATCCTAAACCTACtacatttttcatttggattaaatgactAGTTATTTCTGATTTCACCATTCGAAGatattcaatttaataattaaatatattaagTATTCCCCTTATCTGTAAGAACCTTGTCTTTTGCTTAAACTAAAAATTTGACTTTTGCTTAAAATTTCATATTACTGTCTGCaaactgtggtttagtttaaATACATACCGGCATCACGAGGATCACTGGTCATTAAATCATCGCTGGCTGGAACTTTCTGACCAGTGATCGATGGGATGGCCTTCAGAGCATCTTCATGATGAGGGTCCCATTTAAGCGAGGTTTGGGGCAGAGCCCCGGCTAATAAATTCTCTACGTATAAACTCATTTCCCTTATTCAAGGTGAACGTTGGAGGCGCAAAGGCAACGGCATTTTGTAAGGTGCTGAAAGAGAACAAAGACATCATAACTTTAGAATCGCGCTGAAAGctaagattttgaaataaattttaattgaattgaacttcGATGTTTTCGTTAAATCGCGAGATAGGTCAACTTCAAATTGGTGATTTTAGACAAATCTAAGGTATAACACCGGATAAATTTACTACGATTACTTACTCCATGGTGCAAGGCATAGCTCTGCACAGTTTGCTGGTGCAAACAATCACTAAAGAATCATCTTGACGCGTTTAAGTTGATAAATCTGGATTCTTTTTCGTTTCATGGAGATTGAGGAAGTGAAAGAACTTGGGCGCAGCACATCTGTATTTGTCCGCGTCGAAATCGTTAAACCCTGTTTAATTCGTTAATAGACCATTTCTAGAAATGACTTCAAGTACGATTCATCTTGATATGTTTAGCATATATATTCTAGAAGTTCCCAAAACTGTAAAAGTGTTTTGCCTCGTAAACATATGTTTAAGGATTTTTTCTTGAAGCTGTAGGATACGGTGATTCGGCTCAAAACTGATTGCATCAtcacagatggcagcactgaacGGTGCTTCCAATTCCCCACAGATGGCAGCACGAGCTGGTCACTCGGACTACATTCAATTCGGGATAAATCCGGGCTATAGGCAAAACTCAATAACGACTATCGATTAAGCCGGATCCGACCCCCAGATCTATGCAGTACTCactaaattaatttttttgtgttacgtcctaattgattttcaatctagtAACAAGTAATTAATAAAAATGCCTCATTGACTAAAATCATCCATGGTCGAACGTCTTAAGTACTGATCACCGATAAATTAGGAAACAACAAACAATTGAtggaaataaatcaatttatttcatcactcgACATTGTCTACTTTTCGATAAATAATTGATTGGTTGTAGATAGTTTCTAGAGCATCAATACCATCACGATTCCTTAGTCGTTAGAAATGGACAATTGATCGAATGCtaaaaagatagaaaagatgccCAAGttttcatatatacatatatatatatatattttcataaagtAAATCAGTGCGTGAATGTCGAATTTTTACCTTTTTCCTTCGTGCATCAGTGTGAAACCTTCGTTGATTTTATCCAGAGGTAAATCATGAGTAATAAACTCGTTAACCTTCAGCTTTCCGCTCATGTATTCATCGACCAATTTTGGGACACTTTCTCGACTCTTCCAACCACCGAAAGCGCTTCCTCTCCAGACTCGACCGGTCACTAATTGGAATGGACGAGTTGA includes:
- the LOC141903867 gene encoding uncharacterized protein LOC141903867, with the translated sequence MSLYVENLLAGALPQTSLKWDPHHEDALKAIPSITGQKVPASDDLMTSDPRDAGLTDTDWLEQQFDLSLFDSLADVQHYDSAEDEQLDPELAIAESTIDEQLSFINSLPVDGILPLLAGSPAGGDFEKVARELMQTIAEQDFLSDTCSSYDSADSSLLPPLSPCSSGWNDSFSPLSPDETVFSYAPSSPEELLLSPGTPEELLLNPGTSEELFQNHGTPEELLNPGISEPEELLLNPSAPEESHDFTAINSVVITDVPLIRVDPEPVVIQVLTDPPSPSFSSYSDDSNDPDFIPAIPTPSNKRRITPYCRPGDVKVVVPKLKSATTKTGKASPVDKKQRKKLQNKNAATRYRVKKKSEAELIDVEYQELTGRNEELTEQVDQLTREIQYLKDLIHEVQKAKGII